One region of Psychrobacter sp. DAB_AL43B genomic DNA includes:
- a CDS encoding alpha/beta fold hydrolase, translated as MTESNDINNSANLPETSGKSLGSYPTPEWQQFGEHQWRASDLSEHLHQAMIDIGDGIELCVEAGGNPNNPPLLMIMGLGSQMIFWPNNFIKRLIDAGFFVIRFDNRDIGLSSKVQIDGLPRISQLKMMMRLQTGLSNKGTQVAYNLTDMAEDTARLIKALQLGKTHLLGASMGGMIAQIVAARYPSLIQRMALMFTTTNRAFLKPPKPKQLYTLINRPESHSERDIVRHSVWFMKTVGTPGHVNVRMVRDIAKLRYQRNFHPLGTVQQLNAILASGSISRFSKQVKAPTIVLHGSADGLLPSSQGRVVAKTIPNARFHLIEGMAHDIPEYYQPYMVDLISNHLLDK; from the coding sequence ATGACAGAATCAAACGACATCAACAATAGCGCTAACTTGCCTGAAACGTCAGGGAAAAGTCTAGGCAGCTACCCTACTCCTGAATGGCAACAATTTGGCGAACACCAATGGCGCGCCTCAGATCTTAGCGAGCATCTTCATCAAGCAATGATAGATATTGGTGATGGCATCGAGCTGTGCGTTGAGGCTGGTGGTAACCCTAATAACCCACCATTACTGATGATTATGGGACTTGGCTCGCAAATGATATTTTGGCCAAACAACTTCATTAAGCGCCTTATTGATGCCGGTTTTTTTGTGATTCGTTTTGACAATCGTGATATTGGTTTGTCCTCTAAGGTACAGATTGACGGTCTACCCCGTATCAGTCAGCTAAAAATGATGATGCGTCTGCAAACTGGGTTATCTAATAAGGGTACACAAGTTGCTTATAATTTAACCGATATGGCAGAAGATACAGCGCGTTTAATCAAAGCATTACAGCTTGGCAAAACACATCTACTTGGCGCCTCTATGGGCGGTATGATTGCGCAGATCGTGGCGGCGCGTTATCCAAGTTTAATACAGCGGATGGCGTTGATGTTTACCACCACCAATCGTGCCTTTTTAAAGCCGCCCAAGCCCAAACAGTTATACACGCTGATTAATCGTCCTGAGAGCCATTCTGAGCGCGATATTGTACGTCATAGTGTCTGGTTTATGAAGACCGTCGGTACGCCAGGACATGTAAACGTACGAATGGTGCGTGACATTGCCAAGCTACGCTATCAACGTAACTTTCATCCGCTTGGTACAGTACAACAGCTGAATGCTATTTTAGCGTCAGGCTCTATCAGCCGATTCAGCAAGCAAGTCAAAGCACCGACGATCGTGCTGCATGGTAGCGCAGACGGTCTGCTGCCTTCCTCACAAGGACGGGTAGTTGCCAAGACCATCCCTAATGCCAGATTTCATTTAATCGAAGGCATGGCTCACGATATCCCTGAATATTATCAGCCTTACATGGTAGATTTGATTAGCAATCACTTATTAGACAAATAG
- a CDS encoding WG repeat-containing protein: MMRYSLITSALVTALFAVPSAQAASCKIPKSYYKNVSCTASRGYFLAVKDFGAPVALINSQGKSLVDLSRYQKVDADKISSGLLPVMRNGHVGYLNMQGREVIPVMYDALSGGQGWARAVSEGRIVVKQGGHYGVIDTANKTIVPFSASISDIDNYRGGMARVRKNKAISWLDKSGNTKNDPNSSANTQSPSKKQPAKNVNNANASEQRPAPASRFTTLQPHQQDGRWGFIDDNNVAMITYSFDEARAFSEGLAGVRINGEWGFINLGGELVIPFGFDNFNNSDNKSLSLDSSYKDKPSFVFIEDKAWIGSLENGNKMCIDKAGAAVGCD, encoded by the coding sequence ATGATGCGGTACTCTCTTATTACTAGCGCTTTAGTAACGGCGCTATTTGCCGTGCCAAGCGCCCAAGCAGCCAGCTGTAAAATACCAAAAAGCTATTATAAAAATGTCTCTTGCACGGCGAGTAGGGGTTATTTTTTGGCAGTAAAAGACTTTGGTGCACCGGTAGCGCTCATCAATAGCCAAGGTAAGAGTCTCGTTGATTTATCGCGCTATCAAAAAGTTGATGCTGATAAAATATCTAGCGGTCTATTGCCGGTCATGCGAAATGGACATGTCGGTTATCTCAATATGCAAGGTCGTGAAGTGATTCCTGTGATGTACGATGCGCTAAGTGGCGGTCAAGGCTGGGCGCGCGCCGTATCTGAGGGTCGTATTGTAGTTAAACAGGGTGGTCATTATGGCGTTATTGACACCGCTAATAAGACTATAGTGCCGTTTTCAGCATCCATTAGTGATATTGATAATTACCGTGGCGGTATGGCTCGTGTGCGCAAAAATAAAGCGATCAGCTGGTTGGATAAAAGTGGCAACACTAAGAACGACCCAAACAGCAGTGCTAATACTCAGTCGCCTTCGAAAAAACAACCTGCTAAGAATGTCAATAACGCCAATGCTTCAGAGCAGCGACCAGCGCCAGCAAGTCGTTTTACCACGCTACAGCCGCATCAACAAGACGGTAGATGGGGCTTTATTGACGATAACAATGTCGCTATGATTACCTATTCGTTTGATGAGGCACGTGCATTTTCAGAAGGCTTGGCTGGCGTACGTATCAATGGAGAATGGGGTTTTATCAATCTGGGCGGCGAGCTTGTGATTCCTTTTGGTTTTGACAATTTTAATAATTCTGATAATAAGAGCCTCAGTCTTGATAGCAGCTATAAAGACAAACCGTCATTTGTATTTATAGAGGACAAGGCTTGGATTGGCAGCTTAGAAAACGGTAATAAAATGTGTATTGATAAAGCAGGCGCTGCTGTTGGTTGTGACTAG
- a CDS encoding DMT family transporter — MAIASSRSAATGLVIGCIIFGLGSLIVAHVAIGGWAMAFWRLAISGIIFTILAKMMGQRLPQSKRAIVYGLLSGVFLGLDLALWHESIYAVGPGISTLLNSLQIFFLAAIGFLYFNERQSILQLISLFLAMLGVAMIGSPEFAQNKAATWGFVTGIISGAMLAASMTFIRKTHDTEPTPIFVLMQLVSIGGVLAMIVPMFVFDMGNILPNTWSEIGWILIYGTVMQCLAWGLIAYSIPKLSLALTGLLLLTEPIAALVIDYSWLGKSINTLQWSGALLTMFAIYLGSLKPKPRALRRYRFFARFYKRDYK; from the coding sequence ATGGCTATTGCCTCTTCACGCTCCGCCGCAACTGGCTTGGTCATTGGTTGTATTATCTTTGGCTTGGGTAGCTTGATTGTAGCTCATGTCGCTATTGGCGGTTGGGCAATGGCTTTTTGGCGCCTTGCTATATCAGGTATTATCTTTACGATACTGGCTAAAATGATGGGGCAACGTTTACCGCAGTCAAAGCGGGCTATCGTTTATGGTTTATTATCCGGCGTATTTTTAGGTTTGGATTTAGCTTTATGGCACGAGAGCATCTATGCGGTTGGTCCCGGTATTTCAACCTTACTCAACAGTTTACAGATTTTCTTTTTAGCGGCCATCGGTTTTTTATATTTTAACGAGCGTCAATCTATCTTACAGCTCATCAGTTTGTTTTTAGCGATGTTAGGTGTGGCGATGATAGGGAGTCCTGAGTTTGCGCAAAACAAGGCTGCTACTTGGGGGTTTGTCACTGGTATTATATCAGGGGCGATGCTTGCCGCGTCGATGACTTTTATACGCAAAACGCACGATACTGAACCAACACCGATATTTGTATTGATGCAACTGGTGAGTATCGGCGGCGTACTGGCGATGATTGTGCCAATGTTCGTCTTTGATATGGGTAATATTCTACCCAATACTTGGTCTGAGATTGGCTGGATATTGATTTATGGGACGGTAATGCAGTGCTTAGCCTGGGGTCTTATCGCTTACTCTATTCCCAAGCTATCTTTGGCATTGACTGGGCTGCTATTATTGACTGAACCCATTGCTGCATTGGTGATTGACTACAGCTGGCTGGGTAAGTCTATCAACACCTTACAATGGAGTGGCGCGCTACTGACTATGTTTGCCATCTATTTGGGTTCACTAAAACCTAAGCCTCGCGCCCTAAGACGTTATCGGTTTTTTGCACGATTTTATAAGCGGGATTATAAGTAA
- a CDS encoding solute carrier family 23 protein, producing the protein MANPPENSSQSEKNSQAESLSPTALDAAGIDSATMSLPYDPDFENGRWFPTWRPFKGDLDRTPVGINEYLPPSKSMLLGVQHTFAMFGSTVLAPLLMGFDPNLAILMSGICTVMFFIITGGRMPSYLGSSFAFIGPVIAVTAYAGVGFNDNLNVALGGIMACGIIYALIGLLVMKTGTGWIERLMPPIVTGAIVMIIGLNLAPVTIQGVSANQFDAWMAALTVLLISGVAVFTRGMLRRLLLLVGLILSYVAYYVMTNIMGFGSPIDFSGVSTASWFGLPSTHAPKFEMSAIILIAPVAFILVAENLGHFKAVEGMTKARVTPYMGRAFFADGLATTFSAGFGGTGVTTYAENIGVMAVTKVYSTTIFVIAGLVAIMLGLSPKFGAIIQTIPPALLGGASIVVFGLIAIAGAKIWIDSHIDFSKNSNLIIAAVTVIMGTGNFSLHLGGFDLGGIGTATLTAIVLNALFNRQKD; encoded by the coding sequence ATGGCAAACCCTCCAGAGAACTCATCTCAATCAGAGAAAAACAGTCAAGCAGAATCTTTGTCTCCAACAGCGTTAGACGCTGCGGGTATCGATTCAGCTACGATGAGCTTACCGTATGATCCGGACTTTGAAAATGGCCGCTGGTTCCCTACATGGCGACCATTCAAAGGTGATTTAGACCGCACGCCAGTCGGTATCAATGAGTATTTGCCACCATCAAAAAGTATGTTGCTTGGTGTACAACATACCTTTGCCATGTTTGGCTCGACAGTACTTGCGCCTTTATTAATGGGTTTTGATCCTAATTTAGCTATTTTGATGTCCGGTATTTGTACGGTGATGTTTTTTATCATCACTGGTGGGCGTATGCCAAGTTACTTGGGCTCAAGCTTTGCTTTTATCGGTCCAGTTATCGCAGTGACTGCTTATGCAGGTGTCGGGTTTAACGATAATTTGAATGTCGCTTTGGGCGGTATCATGGCATGCGGTATTATTTATGCTTTGATAGGCTTATTGGTGATGAAAACCGGTACAGGATGGATTGAGCGTCTGATGCCACCTATTGTTACCGGCGCCATTGTAATGATTATTGGTCTTAATTTAGCGCCAGTGACCATTCAAGGGGTATCCGCCAATCAGTTTGATGCGTGGATGGCTGCGTTAACGGTATTATTAATCAGCGGTGTGGCTGTCTTTACGCGCGGTATGCTACGTCGTCTCTTGTTGCTGGTTGGCTTGATATTATCTTATGTCGCTTATTATGTAATGACCAATATTATGGGCTTTGGTAGTCCCATTGATTTTAGTGGCGTGTCTACCGCTTCATGGTTTGGTCTGCCAAGTACTCATGCGCCAAAATTTGAGATGAGTGCCATTATCTTAATTGCGCCGGTGGCATTTATTTTGGTTGCCGAAAACTTAGGTCATTTTAAAGCGGTCGAAGGTATGACAAAAGCTCGCGTGACGCCTTATATGGGGCGTGCATTCTTTGCTGATGGCTTGGCAACGACGTTTTCAGCGGGCTTTGGTGGGACAGGTGTGACCACTTATGCTGAAAATATCGGCGTCATGGCAGTGACTAAAGTCTATAGTACGACTATCTTTGTCATCGCGGGATTAGTCGCTATCATGCTTGGATTGTCACCGAAATTTGGTGCAATTATTCAAACCATTCCACCCGCATTATTAGGTGGCGCTTCTATCGTCGTATTTGGTTTGATTGCGATTGCTGGTGCAAAAATTTGGATAGACAGTCATATCGACTTTAGTAAAAACAGCAATCTAATCATTGCTGCTGTGACAGTCATTATGGGGACCGGTAACTTTAGCTTGCATTTAGGTGGCTTTGATTTGGGCGGTATTGGTACCGCTACTTTGACGGCTATTGTGTTGAATGCTTTATTTAATCGTCAAAAAGATTAA